The window AAATGCAGCTGTTCATGAGTGTTGCTCTGGCGCCGTTGCTGATCGGCCTGTTTCAGCAATATGCTTTTGTGTCGCCGCTGGTCAATGCGTTTGCGATCCCTGTCATCGGTGGCATGGTTACGCCGCTCGCGCTGTTGCTGGCGGTACTCTGCGCTACCGGCTCATGGCCATCGGCAGCCGTATGGCTGGCCGATAGGGTGCATTGGCTGCTGGAGCAGGTGCTGGCGGTGGCCCATGCCTTAGCGGGCATGGAATGGGCGGCGGCCGATTTTCCAGCGGTGCCTGGCTATTGGGTGGTGCTGGGTATGGCCGGGCTAGTGGTGTTTGTTTTGCCCCGGGGATTGCCGGGGCGGGCATCGGGTCTGGCACTCATGATTCCGGCGCTGTTTTTTCGACCCGCCAGGCCATTGCCGGGAGAGTGGTTCATGACTGCACTGGATGTTGGTCAGGGTGCTGCTGTACTCGTCAGCACACGGGAACATCATCTGTTGTTTGACACGGGCTTGCGTACCGGTATGGAAAGCGATAGCGGCAATCAGGTGATTGTTCCTTATTTGCGTGCGGCAGGCATTGATACGCTTGACGAGCTCATTATTTCCCATTCTGATCTTGATCACGCGGGCGGTGCGGGCAGTGTATTGCAGCAGGTTAACGTCAGGCACGCCTATGCTTCGTTTGCACTGAATCAATATCTTGAACGCGAACAGGATGCGCTGCAGCGGGATCTGCTTGTTAAAAACCGCCAGGCAACATTTGACCTTTGCCGGCGCGGTGTGCGCTTCGCGTACGATGGCGTGCAGTTCCGTTTTTACCATCCTTCTGAAACAGGGCACATACCACTGAAAGCGGACAATAATCACAGTTGTGTACTACGAATACAGGGCAAACATCAATCCGCATTGCTTACCGGTGATATTGACGCGAGCGTCGAAGCCAGGCTGCTGCAGGCACCAGAGCAGCTACCTGCCACGGATGTCATCATGGCGCCGCACCACGGTTCGGCCAGTTCGTCGTCGGTCGCCTTTGCCCGGGCAATGCAGCCGGCTCTGGTCTTCGCGCAGGCAGGTTATCTGAATCGTTACGGTCATCCTGCAGGAGACGTGGCGGCACGCTGGCGCGCTACCGCGCAGTTATATCTGGATACCATAGAAGCGGGCGCGATCCGGATTCGCTCCGGTGCCGATGGCCTGTGGGTAAATTCAGCCAGGTCTGCGCGACGGCGCTATTGGGATGGCTTTTAGCTTATGATAATCAGGCCCGGGCACGCCCATGCTGACCACAGATTTTATTCTGTCTCGTCGTTATTCCCCCAATGCACCGCCGCTCAGGATGCGCTGGCATGCATTCCGTTTTAACGCTAGGCCATTCAAGGAGTTTTTATGCAATCACCCCGTTTGAATTTCGTCAACTGCATGAGTCCTGCCGGTATTCATCGCATGGCCTATAAGGAATGGGGCGACCCGGCCAATGGACGCGTTTTGTTGTGCGTGCACGGGCTATCGCGTAATGGCAATGACTTCGATGAAGTGGCCAGGGCCATGTCCAAAGAATATCGTGTTGTCTGCCCGGATATCGCCGGACGCGGCGCATCCGATTTTCTGACCAATCCCGCCAGTTATGTCGTGCCTCAGTATGTTTCAGATATCAATACCTTGCTGGCACGGCTGCAGCCGCAATCGCTCGATTGGCTGGGCACGTCCATGGGGGGGCTGATTGCACTGGCCTTTTGCGCGGTTGTAGGCGCCAAGGATGCAGCGATTGCCGCGACAGGCAATAGCGCATTGCCCGGGACCACGGGCCTTGCGCTGGGCAAGCTGATTCTGAACGATGTAGGACCGGCGATTGAATTGGCGTCGATCGAGCGGATCGCCAGCTACGTTGGCGTTCCCCTGCAGTTTGACTCGTTTGAGGCCGCGGTTAATCATATGAAAACCAACGCGGCGTCTTTCGGTCCGTTAGGCGATGAAGAATGGGTGGACTTTACCAAGGCGGTCATCGTGCAAAAAGGTCAGATCTGGACCCAGCATTACGATCTGGCGATCGCCCAGGCGTTTGCCGGCCTTAAAGATGAAAAAATGCTCAAGGCTGGAGAGGCCATGTTGTGGCGGGCCTTTGAGGCATTGCAATGCCCGATTTTGCTGATTCGGGGCGAACGGTCCGATTTGTTAAGCAAAAGCACGGCGGAACAAATGCAGGCTCGCAATCCGCACCTGCAAATGATTGAAATCCCTGAAACCGGCCATGCACCTTCATTATTGCCGCCTTCACAGGTGCAGGCCGTGCGCCGGTTCCTGTTGTCGTGAACGGTAGCGAATGCGCCTTCGCGCTCTAAAAACGCCTAAACGATGTCTTTGCCGGGCGGAGGGCGTAAAATGTCAGGTAGATGACAGCTGTTTTGTACCCGGACGCTTGCCTGGCGTCGGGACTGGGCGGTCATTCGCAAGAACCCGGCATATGCAACAACCCGGCATATGCAAGAACCCGGCTTATTTGGGTTGCCGGGCATAAACGAGTATTTATCGGTATTACAGGAAGCACCATGACTGAGTCGCAGGCATTCAAGGCGGATCTACACTGCCACTCTACCGCATCGGACGGCGTATTGACGCCAGCCGAGGTGGCCGCACGTGCGCACGCCAATGGCGTGACCTTGTGGAGCCTGACCGACCATGATGAAATCCGCGGGATTCCTCAGGCCCGGGAGGCGGCCCAATCACTGGGCATGCAGTTCGTTTCGGGTATTGAGATTTCGGTGAGCTGGGCGGAACGCACCTTACATGTGGTCGGATTGAATATCGATATTGAAAACACCCGGCTTAACCAGGGGCTGGAAAAGATTCGGCATGATC of the Advenella mimigardefordensis DPN7 genome contains:
- a CDS encoding DNA internalization-related competence protein ComEC/Rec2, producing the protein MVSLHASSNGFHAPCALILKHVFVRNRLLIRIVLPLCVLGLCLISGMLYSVWRAQSRLADSLDRHLENRPLTVQVQVAGLPRDLINGWAFEARIIGGPSAARVPERVLLRWYSGARGGPYSPPQRPQAGLPDLRPGQIWQMTVKLRRNHASRNFHGFDYDAYLFAAGLRASGTVIGPGRLLRDELCRDWGSCIERARFSLRRALIQVLQDKRYAPVIIALVMGDQAGISKDDWNVFNLTGITHLVSISGSHITMLAALGSVGVFRLWRRMRLQGKQLAERRPAQIVAVSGGLVVAAIYSVLAGWGVPAQRTFMMLVIFWLSAIGRVRVKGPTLLALSALCILLLDPWAVLSVGFCLSFAAIACLMLWGARSERRVTVTSGLVQKGLQRLWDAAKMQLFMSVALAPLLIGLFQQYAFVSPLVNAFAIPVIGGMVTPLALLLAVLCATGSWPSAAVWLADRVHWLLEQVLAVAHALAGMEWAAADFPAVPGYWVVLGMAGLVVFVLPRGLPGRASGLALMIPALFFRPARPLPGEWFMTALDVGQGAAVLVSTREHHLLFDTGLRTGMESDSGNQVIVPYLRAAGIDTLDELIISHSDLDHAGGAGSVLQQVNVRHAYASFALNQYLEREQDALQRDLLVKNRQATFDLCRRGVRFAYDGVQFRFYHPSETGHIPLKADNNHSCVLRIQGKHQSALLTGDIDASVEARLLQAPEQLPATDVIMAPHHGSASSSSVAFARAMQPALVFAQAGYLNRYGHPAGDVAARWRATAQLYLDTIEAGAIRIRSGADGLWVNSARSARRRYWDGF
- a CDS encoding alpha/beta fold hydrolase encodes the protein MQSPRLNFVNCMSPAGIHRMAYKEWGDPANGRVLLCVHGLSRNGNDFDEVARAMSKEYRVVCPDIAGRGASDFLTNPASYVVPQYVSDINTLLARLQPQSLDWLGTSMGGLIALAFCAVVGAKDAAIAATGNSALPGTTGLALGKLILNDVGPAIELASIERIASYVGVPLQFDSFEAAVNHMKTNAASFGPLGDEEWVDFTKAVIVQKGQIWTQHYDLAIAQAFAGLKDEKMLKAGEAMLWRAFEALQCPILLIRGERSDLLSKSTAEQMQARNPHLQMIEIPETGHAPSLLPPSQVQAVRRFLLS